The Achromobacter pestifer genome includes a region encoding these proteins:
- a CDS encoding uracil-DNA glycosylase, protein MPTDNRLIPNALGAQTSQLPDAWAAAFAPRAVAEALAAVTAHVEKRLGEGATVYPATPFRALHGLAPADVRVVILGQDPYHGPGQAQGLAFSVPDDCKRPPSLRNIFNEIAQEYPGSRVPAGNDLSSWADQGVLLLNTALTVEDGQPASHAKRGWETVTDALIALVARDPSPKVFMLWGAHAQAKRALLPDNSGHLVLMSNHPSPLSARRPPVPFLGCGHFLATNQWLTNQGKNPIDWELDKKIIPMQSEFGL, encoded by the coding sequence ATGCCTACCGATAATCGCCTCATCCCGAACGCCCTCGGCGCCCAGACGTCGCAACTTCCCGACGCCTGGGCCGCCGCCTTTGCGCCTCGCGCGGTCGCCGAGGCCCTGGCCGCCGTGACCGCTCATGTGGAAAAGCGCCTGGGCGAAGGCGCGACCGTCTATCCCGCCACACCGTTCCGTGCCCTGCACGGCCTGGCTCCGGCCGACGTGCGGGTGGTGATCCTGGGACAGGACCCGTACCATGGCCCCGGCCAGGCCCAGGGCCTGGCCTTCTCGGTGCCGGACGACTGCAAGCGGCCGCCCAGCCTGCGCAATATCTTCAATGAGATCGCCCAGGAATATCCAGGCAGCCGCGTGCCCGCCGGCAACGACCTGAGCAGTTGGGCGGATCAGGGCGTGCTGCTGCTGAATACCGCGCTGACCGTGGAAGACGGCCAGCCCGCCTCGCATGCCAAGCGCGGCTGGGAAACGGTGACGGACGCGTTGATCGCCCTGGTCGCGCGCGACCCGTCGCCCAAGGTTTTCATGCTCTGGGGCGCCCATGCCCAGGCCAAGCGGGCGTTGCTCCCTGACAACAGTGGCCACTTGGTCCTGATGTCCAACCATCCCTCCCCTCTGTCCGCCAGAAGGCCCCCAGTGCCCTTCCTGGGCTGCGGCCATTTCCTGGCCACCAATCAGTGGCTGACCAACCAAGGGAAAAACCCTATTGATTGGGAGCTGGACAAAAAAATAATTCCCATGCAGAGTGAATTCGGGTTATGA
- a CDS encoding RNA polymerase sigma factor, which produces MSRPPSSLKAWLAHYGELMGAWAKRNSRPSDAEDAAQDVMAGLLSGGSSGVVNGKSYLRRAAQNRLISEIRRQTRQDEVSLEAWAADDPAQWHDPESSVRARQLADALECALASLPLKKRQAYVWCRLEGYSQPEVAMRMGLALNTVERYIMDATREVREQLKHFCPD; this is translated from the coding sequence ATGTCCCGTCCCCCCAGCAGCCTGAAAGCTTGGCTCGCCCACTACGGCGAGTTGATGGGCGCGTGGGCCAAGCGCAATTCACGACCTAGCGATGCAGAGGACGCCGCGCAGGATGTGATGGCCGGCCTGCTGAGCGGCGGCAGCAGCGGCGTGGTGAATGGCAAATCCTATTTGCGCCGCGCGGCGCAGAACCGGTTGATCAGCGAGATCCGGCGGCAGACGCGCCAGGACGAAGTGTCGCTGGAGGCATGGGCGGCCGACGATCCGGCGCAGTGGCATGACCCGGAGTCCAGCGTGCGTGCCCGCCAATTGGCCGACGCGCTGGAATGCGCTCTGGCGAGCCTGCCGCTGAAGAAGCGGCAAGCCTATGTCTGGTGCCGGCTCGAGGGTTACTCGCAGCCCGAAGTCGCAATGCGGATGGGGCTGGCGCTCAATACGGTCGAGCGCTATATCATGGACGCCACGCGAGAAGTCCGCGAACAGCTGAAACACTTCTGCCCGGATTGA
- a CDS encoding lytic transglycosylase domain-containing protein, with amino-acid sequence MTQTLQPGRYQKTVRKSGSATTLEAAPGLRRWLPLLALFTAACAPVDAQQRSAAVNTQPQPQAAVQAAQPAISVPPAVLAGLPPTSQTPALAAVVAAREAMNRKQWSVLGALVPQAKPDPLGMYPEYWLLRYQLWTPPATGRPTADLQKFISGNSDAYLADRLRGDWLLAAARSGDFETVRKLAPVKNSNAQIECAILDAKHMTGQRATAAQAAAVFAPGGACWALYDQLVADGIMGWEQLEPQLRDAIEANKTTDARKFAQYMFEPGDLKTYDLLMKDPMKWLTRQSRQPVGRNEKELVTIALARLARSDVSVADSYLRREWGKSGDWSKSMAKSNLAWVRGQYALVAALNLDSRADDWYHEAGHIRMTEYNAAWKVRAALRQPKIDWKWVMDAIDQMPASQQADSSWIYWKARGQAARGNKEQAATAYASIADRFDFYGQLAAEELGRRITVPPRPAPISDQEITEARANPGLRRAIQLFRLGWRAEAVPEWNFTLRGMSDRQLMAAAELARAENIYDRVVNTSDRTEKEFDFSQRFIAPFEGRVTAKANAIALDPAWVYGLIRQESRFIMDARSHVGASGLMQLMPATAKWVAGKIGMSNFTPDSVNDFDTNTELGTNYLNMVLRDLNGSQMLASAGYNAGPRRPHNWRSTFTHPVEGAIFAETIPFNETRTYVKNVMSNSVYYAAMFTGQPQSLKERLGNIVPLGAESTSIP; translated from the coding sequence ATGACACAGACTCTGCAACCCGGACGGTATCAGAAAACCGTGCGGAAATCCGGGTCCGCCACCACTCTGGAAGCCGCTCCCGGCCTGCGCCGCTGGCTGCCGCTCCTGGCGCTGTTCACCGCGGCCTGTGCGCCGGTGGACGCGCAGCAGCGCAGCGCGGCGGTCAACACCCAGCCCCAGCCTCAGGCGGCCGTGCAGGCTGCGCAACCCGCCATTTCCGTGCCGCCTGCGGTGCTGGCCGGCCTGCCGCCGACTTCCCAGACGCCCGCGCTGGCCGCCGTGGTCGCGGCGCGCGAAGCCATGAACCGCAAGCAATGGTCCGTGCTGGGCGCGCTGGTGCCGCAGGCCAAGCCGGATCCGCTGGGCATGTATCCCGAATACTGGCTGCTGCGCTACCAGTTGTGGACCCCGCCCGCCACCGGCCGGCCCACCGCCGACCTGCAGAAGTTCATCAGCGGCAATTCCGACGCCTATCTGGCCGACCGCCTGCGCGGCGACTGGCTGCTGGCCGCGGCCCGCAGCGGGGACTTCGAAACCGTGCGCAAGCTCGCGCCCGTGAAGAACAGCAATGCGCAGATCGAGTGCGCCATCCTCGATGCCAAGCACATGACCGGGCAGCGTGCCACGGCGGCGCAGGCCGCGGCCGTGTTCGCGCCGGGCGGCGCCTGCTGGGCGCTGTACGACCAACTGGTCGCCGACGGCATCATGGGCTGGGAACAGCTGGAGCCCCAGCTGCGCGACGCCATCGAGGCCAACAAGACGACCGATGCGCGCAAGTTTGCGCAGTACATGTTCGAGCCGGGCGACCTGAAAACCTATGACCTGCTCATGAAGGATCCCATGAAGTGGCTGACGCGCCAGAGCCGTCAGCCAGTGGGCCGCAACGAGAAGGAACTGGTGACCATCGCCCTGGCGCGCCTGGCGCGTTCCGACGTCAGCGTGGCCGATTCCTACCTGCGCCGCGAATGGGGCAAGTCCGGGGACTGGTCCAAGTCCATGGCCAAGTCGAACCTGGCCTGGGTCCGCGGCCAATACGCGCTGGTCGCCGCGCTGAATCTCGACAGTCGCGCCGACGACTGGTACCACGAGGCCGGCCACATCCGCATGACGGAGTACAACGCCGCCTGGAAGGTGCGCGCCGCCTTGCGCCAGCCCAAGATCGACTGGAAGTGGGTGATGGACGCCATCGACCAGATGCCTGCCTCGCAGCAGGCCGATTCGTCCTGGATCTATTGGAAGGCGCGCGGCCAGGCCGCGCGCGGCAACAAGGAACAGGCCGCCACCGCCTACGCCAGCATTGCCGACCGCTTCGACTTCTACGGCCAGCTGGCCGCCGAGGAACTGGGCCGCCGCATCACCGTGCCGCCGCGCCCCGCGCCCATCAGCGACCAGGAAATCACCGAGGCCCGCGCCAATCCCGGCCTGCGCCGCGCGATCCAGCTGTTCCGCCTGGGCTGGCGCGCCGAAGCCGTGCCGGAATGGAACTTCACGCTGCGCGGCATGAGCGACCGCCAACTGATGGCCGCCGCCGAACTGGCGCGCGCCGAGAACATCTACGACCGCGTGGTCAACACCTCCGACCGCACCGAAAAAGAGTTCGACTTCAGCCAGCGCTTCATCGCGCCCTTCGAAGGCCGCGTCACCGCCAAGGCCAACGCCATCGCCCTGGACCCGGCCTGGGTCTACGGCCTGATCCGCCAGGAATCGCGCTTCATCATGGACGCGCGTTCGCACGTGGGCGCCTCCGGCCTGATGCAGCTGATGCCGGCCACGGCCAAATGGGTCGCGGGCAAGATCGGCATGAGCAACTTCACGCCCGACAGCGTCAACGATTTCGACACCAACACCGAACTCGGCACCAACTACCTGAACATGGTGCTGCGCGACCTGAACGGTTCGCAGATGCTGGCCAGCGCAGGCTATAACGCCGGCCCGCGCCGTCCGCACAACTGGCGTTCGACCTTCACGCACCCGGTGGAAGGCGCCATCTTCGCCGAGACCATCCCGTTCAACGAGACGCGTACCTACGTCAAGAACGTAATGTCCAACTCGGTGTATTACGCGGCCATGTTCACCGGCCAGCCCCAGTCCCTGAAGGAACGCCTGGGCAACATCGTGCCGCTGGGCGCGGAAAGCACCTCGATTCCATGA
- a CDS encoding CCA tRNA nucleotidyltransferase (catalyzes the addition and repair of the 3'-terminal CCA sequence in tRNA; these proteins belong to the CCA-adding enzyme subfamily 2 which does not have phosphohydrolase activity), with protein sequence MTRDPATDGLQVYIVGGAVRDALLGLTPGDHDWVVVGATPEDMARRGFVPVGGDFPVFLHPRSKEEYALARTERKSGRGYKGFTFYTGADVTLEEDLRRRDLTVNAIAQTQDGKLVDPLGGAADVRDRIFRHVGEAFEEDPVRILRLARFAARFADFSVAPETLALCRRMVEAGEADALVAERVWKELSRGLMAGSPSRMLRILEQCGALARVMPELQGVDQIMADVDRAAARGLSLPGRYALLCRLSPERDAMGRRLRVPTECNDYARLLPDVLAGLDAAEQGGDPADAQLALMERADALRKPERFLDLLDAAAVLRSVDRAAWQSRVAVVRGVDAGAIAKACAGEPARIKEQVRVARLERLRAQ encoded by the coding sequence ATGACGCGGGATCCGGCCACGGACGGCCTGCAGGTCTATATCGTGGGCGGAGCGGTGCGCGATGCGCTGCTCGGCCTGACGCCCGGCGACCACGACTGGGTCGTGGTGGGCGCCACGCCCGAGGACATGGCGCGGCGCGGCTTCGTGCCCGTGGGCGGCGACTTCCCCGTCTTCCTGCATCCGCGCAGCAAAGAGGAATACGCGCTGGCGCGCACCGAGCGCAAGTCGGGGCGGGGCTACAAGGGCTTCACGTTCTATACCGGCGCGGACGTCACGCTCGAAGAAGACCTGCGCCGCCGCGACCTGACCGTCAATGCCATCGCGCAGACGCAGGACGGCAAACTGGTCGACCCTCTGGGCGGCGCGGCTGACGTGCGCGACCGCATCTTCCGCCACGTCGGCGAGGCCTTCGAAGAAGATCCGGTGCGCATCCTGCGGCTGGCCCGCTTCGCGGCGCGCTTTGCCGATTTTTCCGTGGCGCCCGAGACCCTGGCGCTGTGCCGCCGCATGGTCGAGGCCGGCGAGGCCGATGCGCTGGTGGCCGAGCGGGTCTGGAAGGAATTGTCGCGCGGCCTGATGGCGGGGTCGCCATCGCGCATGTTGCGCATCCTGGAACAATGCGGCGCGCTGGCCCGCGTGATGCCCGAGTTGCAAGGCGTGGACCAGATCATGGCGGACGTGGACCGCGCGGCCGCGCGGGGCTTGTCGTTGCCGGGCCGCTATGCCTTGCTGTGCCGGCTTAGCCCTGAGCGCGACGCCATGGGCCGCCGCCTGCGCGTGCCTACCGAATGCAACGATTACGCGCGGCTGTTGCCGGACGTGCTGGCGGGGCTGGATGCCGCGGAACAGGGCGGTGACCCCGCCGACGCGCAACTGGCGCTGATGGAGCGCGCCGATGCGCTGCGCAAGCCGGAACGTTTTCTGGATCTGCTGGACGCGGCTGCCGTGCTGCGTTCCGTGGATCGCGCGGCCTGGCAGTCGCGCGTGGCGGTCGTGCGCGGCGTGGACGCGGGGGCCATCGCCAAAGCTTGCGCCGGCGAGCCGGCGCGCATCAAGGAACAGGTGCGCGTCGCGCGCCTGGAGCGCCTGCGGGCGCAGTGA
- a CDS encoding class I SAM-dependent methyltransferase encodes MQRSAPANLPALAPAAQEHSAAAAAHLRATVAAHGGWLSFDHWMAQALYAPGLGYYAAGNVKLAEADGDVRAPAGDFVTAPQLTPLFARTLARQAAQVLRQTQTDTVLEFGAGTGALAEGVLRELDAMGLAQTRYLILEVSADLRARQAERLAAFSGRVQWLDALPQRFAGCVLANEVLDAMPVSIFRWSDAGEVLERGVAVDASQDFVWEDRPAPPTLAAAVAARMPALPGYVSEINLQGEAWIAAMGGWLERGAVLLLDYGFPRSEYYHPQRAGGTLMCHLRHHAHGDPFTAPGLQDITAHVDFTAMADAALEAGMQVLGYTSQARFLMNAGLMDLLAQLDPSDVQQYAQAVAPVQKLLSESEMGELFKVLAVGRGITEPLAGFSRGDRLGKL; translated from the coding sequence ATGCAACGATCCGCCCCCGCCAACCTGCCCGCCCTCGCCCCCGCCGCCCAGGAACACAGCGCCGCCGCCGCCGCGCATCTGCGCGCCACGGTCGCCGCCCATGGCGGCTGGCTGTCGTTCGACCATTGGATGGCGCAGGCGCTGTACGCGCCCGGACTGGGCTACTACGCGGCCGGCAACGTCAAGCTGGCCGAGGCCGACGGCGACGTCCGCGCGCCCGCCGGCGACTTCGTCACCGCGCCTCAGCTGACCCCGCTGTTCGCCCGCACGCTGGCGCGCCAGGCCGCCCAGGTGCTGCGCCAGACGCAGACCGACACCGTGCTGGAGTTCGGCGCCGGCACCGGCGCCCTGGCCGAAGGCGTGCTGCGCGAATTGGATGCGATGGGCCTGGCCCAGACCCGCTATCTGATCCTGGAAGTGTCGGCCGACTTGCGCGCCCGCCAGGCCGAAAGGCTGGCGGCGTTTAGCGGCCGCGTGCAATGGCTGGACGCGCTGCCCCAGCGCTTCGCCGGCTGCGTGCTGGCCAACGAAGTGCTGGACGCAATGCCGGTATCGATCTTCCGCTGGAGCGACGCAGGCGAGGTGCTGGAGCGCGGCGTGGCGGTGGACGCCTCGCAAGACTTCGTCTGGGAAGACCGTCCCGCGCCGCCCACGCTGGCGGCCGCCGTCGCCGCCCGCATGCCGGCCCTGCCGGGCTACGTGTCCGAGATCAATCTGCAAGGCGAAGCCTGGATCGCCGCCATGGGCGGCTGGCTGGAGCGCGGCGCGGTCCTGTTGCTGGACTATGGCTTTCCGCGCAGCGAGTACTACCATCCACAGCGCGCCGGCGGCACGCTCATGTGCCACTTGCGCCATCACGCCCACGGCGACCCGTTCACCGCGCCGGGCCTGCAGGACATCACCGCCCACGTCGATTTCACCGCCATGGCGGACGCCGCGCTCGAGGCCGGCATGCAGGTCCTGGGCTACACCTCGCAAGCCCGCTTCCTGATGAACGCGGGGTTGATGGATCTGCTGGCGCAGCTGGATCCGAGCGACGTGCAGCAATACGCGCAGGCCGTGGCGCCCGTGCAGAAGCTCTTGTCCGAATCGGAGATGGGCGAACTGTTCAAGGTGCTGGCGGTGGGACGCGGCATCACCGAACCGCTGGCAGGGTTCTCGCGCGGCGACCGGCTGGGCAAGCTGTAA
- a CDS encoding DEAD/DEAH box helicase: MSFENLGLAPALLSAVQEAGFSTPTPVQASAIPQALAGHDLMVSSQTGSGKTAAFMLPALHRIAQMPANKGVGVQVLVLTPTRELALQVTDATATYGRKLADLRTATVVGGMPYGAQLKALSRRVDVLVATPGRLIDHLNSGRVKLNTVHTLVLDEADRMLDMGFIEDIETIVGRLPEDRQTLLFSATLDGTIAKLAARMMRDPQRIELASAKEKHTNITQSLLYADDASHKMQLLDHVLRDAALDQAIVFTSTKRGADDLADRLADQGFAAAALHGDMNQRQRTRTLSQLQRGQLRILVATDVAARGIDVQGISHAVNFDLPMQAEDYVHRIGRTGRAGRSGLAFTLATHSERHKVRRIEHYIGQSITPEVIAGLEPKRTPRPSTGGGKPSFGKRPGGGYQGNREGRSFGGPRGEYKPREGGYQGNRDSAPREGGYQGNRPFGDRPARSFSDRPSFGDRPQREGGYQGNRPFGDRPQREGGFRGGDRDSRPSFGDRPSYGDRPQRDARPFNERGPREGGFRGGDRDSRPSFSDRPSFGDRPSFGDRPQREGGFRGGDRPEGGFRGKPTFDKRPGGPAKRFAKPADRRG, encoded by the coding sequence ATGTCTTTCGAAAACCTGGGTCTTGCGCCCGCTCTGTTGTCGGCCGTCCAAGAAGCTGGCTTCTCCACCCCCACCCCCGTCCAAGCGTCCGCCATTCCGCAAGCGCTGGCTGGCCACGACCTGATGGTGTCCTCGCAAACGGGTAGCGGCAAGACCGCGGCCTTCATGCTGCCGGCCCTGCACCGCATCGCCCAGATGCCCGCCAACAAGGGCGTCGGCGTGCAAGTGCTGGTGCTGACCCCGACCCGCGAACTGGCCCTGCAAGTCACGGACGCCACCGCCACCTACGGCCGCAAGCTGGCCGACCTGCGCACCGCCACCGTCGTGGGCGGCATGCCCTACGGCGCGCAGCTGAAGGCGCTGTCGCGCCGCGTGGACGTGCTGGTCGCCACCCCCGGCCGCCTGATCGACCACCTGAACTCGGGCCGCGTCAAACTGAACACCGTGCACACGCTGGTGCTGGACGAAGCCGACCGCATGCTGGACATGGGCTTCATCGAAGACATCGAAACCATCGTCGGCCGCCTGCCGGAAGACCGTCAGACGCTGCTGTTCTCGGCCACGCTGGACGGCACGATCGCCAAGCTGGCGGCGCGCATGATGCGCGATCCGCAGCGCATCGAATTGGCCAGCGCCAAGGAAAAGCACACCAACATCACGCAAAGCCTGCTGTACGCGGACGATGCCAGCCACAAGATGCAATTGCTGGACCACGTGCTGCGCGATGCCGCGCTGGATCAGGCCATCGTCTTCACGTCGACCAAGCGCGGCGCCGATGACCTGGCCGACCGCCTGGCCGACCAAGGCTTTGCCGCCGCCGCCCTGCACGGCGACATGAACCAGCGCCAACGCACCCGCACGCTGTCGCAACTGCAGCGCGGCCAACTGCGCATCCTGGTCGCCACCGACGTGGCCGCCCGCGGCATCGACGTGCAAGGCATCAGCCACGCCGTCAACTTCGACCTGCCGATGCAAGCCGAAGACTACGTGCACCGCATCGGCCGTACCGGCCGCGCTGGCCGCAGCGGCCTGGCCTTCACGCTGGCCACGCACTCCGAGCGCCACAAGGTCCGTCGCATCGAGCACTACATCGGCCAATCGATCACCCCTGAAGTGATCGCCGGCCTGGAACCCAAGCGCACCCCGCGTCCCTCGACCGGCGGCGGCAAGCCCTCTTTCGGTAAGCGTCCCGGCGGCGGCTATCAAGGCAACCGCGAAGGCCGTTCCTTCGGCGGCCCGCGTGGCGAATACAAGCCGCGTGAAGGCGGTTACCAAGGCAATCGCGACAGCGCCCCGCGCGAAGGCGGCTACCAAGGCAATCGTCCGTTCGGCGATCGTCCGGCCCGCTCCTTCAGCGATCGCCCCAGCTTCGGCGACCGCCCGCAGCGTGAAGGCGGCTACCAGGGCAACCGTCCCTTCGGTGACCGTCCCCAGCGCGAAGGCGGCTTCCGTGGCGGCGACCGCGATTCGCGTCCCAGCTTCGGCGACCGTCCCAGCTATGGCGACCGCCCCCAGCGCGATGCCCGTCCGTTCAACGAACGCGGCCCCCGTGAAGGCGGTTTCCGCGGCGGCGACCGTGACTCGCGCCCCAGCTTCAGCGATCGTCCGAGCTTCGGCGACCGCCCCAGCTTCGGCGACCGTCCGCAACGTGAAGGCGGCTTCCGCGGCGGCGACCGCCCCGAAGGCGGTTTCCGTGGCAAGCCCACGTTCGACAAGCGCCCCGGCGGCCCCGCCAAGCGCTTCGCCAAGCCGGCCGATCGCCGCGGCTAA
- a CDS encoding FecR family protein, whose amino-acid sequence MTDPIDPDTLTDPRDAAAYWFAREHSQQMSQAERRQFEAWRQAHPSHDLELRRARGIWNASAQLGQDRLRALTGEPQAAARRRTPGRRRLVAGLAVAGAAAVVAGVVLPRWGGDDPGYAAQYATRAGQRQQVSLPDASLVDLNTATQLSVALYADRRVVELKAGEATFSVTPDASRPFYVEAGGATIRVTGTRFNVRRDGDVVRVAVDSGTVAVQAGPWWNRSQVLLAAGQGTRMEQDGRLSPSEKLDVANLLAWQRGRAVFRDVPLSEAVSEMNRYGHAPIRVSGDDVAAMRISGVFSVDNPGAFLDLLPAIAPVRVQSGADGSALIVRR is encoded by the coding sequence ATGACAGATCCCATCGACCCAGACACCTTGACCGATCCTCGGGACGCGGCCGCCTATTGGTTCGCCCGCGAGCATTCGCAACAGATGAGCCAGGCCGAGCGACGGCAGTTCGAAGCATGGCGGCAGGCGCATCCCTCGCACGATCTGGAGTTGCGCCGCGCGCGCGGCATCTGGAATGCCAGCGCCCAATTGGGGCAGGATCGGCTGCGCGCGCTGACGGGGGAGCCGCAAGCCGCGGCCCGCCGGCGCACGCCGGGGCGCCGGCGCTTGGTGGCAGGGTTGGCCGTGGCCGGTGCCGCTGCCGTGGTCGCGGGGGTGGTGTTGCCGCGATGGGGCGGAGACGATCCCGGCTATGCGGCGCAATACGCAACACGGGCGGGGCAACGTCAGCAAGTGTCGTTGCCTGATGCATCCCTCGTCGATCTGAACACGGCCACGCAATTGTCGGTGGCGCTGTATGCCGATCGGCGAGTGGTGGAACTCAAGGCGGGAGAGGCGACGTTTTCGGTGACGCCGGATGCCAGCCGGCCGTTCTACGTCGAGGCCGGCGGCGCGACGATCCGCGTGACGGGCACGCGCTTCAACGTCCGGCGTGACGGCGACGTTGTCCGCGTGGCCGTGGATTCGGGCACGGTGGCGGTCCAGGCCGGCCCTTGGTGGAACCGCAGCCAGGTACTGCTGGCTGCGGGGCAGGGCACGCGCATGGAGCAGGATGGCCGCTTGTCGCCGTCCGAAAAACTGGACGTGGCAAATCTGCTGGCCTGGCAGCGCGGCAGGGCGGTATTCCGCGACGTGCCGTTGTCGGAAGCCGTTTCCGAAATGAACCGCTACGGCCACGCGCCGATCCGCGTGTCGGGGGACGATGTGGCCGCGATGCGGATTTCAGGCGTGTTCAGTGTCGATAATCCCGGTGCCTTCCTGGATTTGCTGCCCGCGATTGCGCCTGTGCGCGTGCAAAGCGGCGCGGACGGCTCGGCCCTGATCGTGCGCCGCTAG